A DNA window from Camelina sativa cultivar DH55 chromosome 13, Cs, whole genome shotgun sequence contains the following coding sequences:
- the LOC104738371 gene encoding uncharacterized protein LOC104738371, producing the protein MHRSQIQGRLTGFSFNDSCPVIQHLLFADDSFFISRASKEECEEIMHCLHLYGKASGQVINFTKSAVTFGKKTPEEVKVIVKQTLNIFEEGGTSSYLGLPECFSGSKHALLGFIGDKLQSRFQGWFAKSLSLGGKEVLLKAVAMALPVYAMSCFRLSKNLCRKLTSAMCEFWWSNCQGKRKIAWVAWKKMCKSKSEGGLGFRDLGDFNQALLAKQAWRILNNPESLIGRFYKSRYFRSLHSLNVALVRDRTTRGEAYYMGVSYLNKVXS; encoded by the coding sequence ATGCACCGCAGTCAGATTCAGGGACGCTTAACGGGGTTCAGTTTCAATGATTCTTGTCCAGTGATACAACACTTActttttgctgatgatagtttCTTCATTAGTCGAGCCAGTAAAGAGGAGTGTGAGGAGATTATGCACTGTCTTCACCTGTATGGGAAGGCGTCTGGGCAAGTAATCAATTTCACCAAATCTGCAGTCACTTTTGGGAAGAAGACACCTGAGGAGGTTAAGGTGATTGTCAAGCAAACGTTGAATATTTTTGAAGAAGGTGGCACAAGTTCATATTTGGGGTTACCGGAATGTTTCAGTGGATCAAAGCATGCACTTCTGGGGTTCATCGGTGATAAGTTACAATCTCGTTTTCAAGGATGGTTTGCGAAATCTTTGTCCTTGGGAGGAAAAGAAGTCCTTTTGAAGGCGGTGGCGATGGCACTTCCGGTTTATGCCATGTCGTGTTTTAGATTGAGTAAGAACCTTTGCAGGAAGCTCACAAGTGCCATGTGTGAGTTTTGGTGGAGCAATTGTCAGGGGAAGAGGAAGATTGCGTGGGTTGCGTGGAAGAAAATGTGTAAATCCAAATCAGAAggtggtttagggtttagggatcTTGGGGATTTTAACCAGGCCTTGTTAGCTAAACAAGCATGGAGGATTCTGAATAACCCTGAGTCTCTGATTGGGAGATTCTATAAAAGCAGATACTTTCGTAGTCTTCATTCCTTGAATGTGGCTCTGGTTCGAGACCGTACTACGCGTGGAGAAGCATATTACATGGGCGTGAGTTACTTAAACAAGGTTNAATCTTAA